One Salminus brasiliensis chromosome 5, fSalBra1.hap2, whole genome shotgun sequence DNA segment encodes these proteins:
- the pcmtd1 gene encoding protein-L-isoaspartate O-methyltransferase domain-containing protein 1, protein MGGAVSAGEDNDDLIDNLKEAQYIRTDRVEQAFRAIDRGDYYLDGYRDNAYKDLAWKHGNIHLSAPCIYSEVMEALKLQQGLSFLNLGSGTGYLSTMVGLIIGPFGVNHGVELHKDVVEYAKERLEEFIKNSDSFDKFEFCEPHFVVGNCLEISSDSHQYDRIYCGAGVQKDHENYMKVMLKVGGILVMPIEDQLTQITRTGQSSWESKNILAVSFAPLVQQSRTDGSKPDAVVLPPLAVRSLQDLARIYIRRTLRNLTNEEALAKGPVQRAPQKRKLRRCRRRHRINTYVFVGNQLIPQPIESEEDERIEEESKEEEQEKDTVEPIKLEEPQVNFLRDKILNLPLPESLKAYLLYYREK, encoded by the exons ATGGGTGGAGCAGTGAGTGCAGGGGAGGACAATGATGATTTGATTGACAACCTCAAGGAGGCACAGTACATTCGCACAGACAGGGTCGAGCAAGCTTTTAGAGCCATAGATCGTGGAGATTACTACTTGGACGGCTACAGGGACAATGCCTACAAAGATCTGGCGTGGAAGCATGGCAATATTCACCTTTCAGCCCCATGCATTTATTCTGAGGTAATGGAAGCACTGAAACTCCAGCAGGGACTGTCCTTTCTCAATCTGGGCAGTGGTACAGGATACCTGAGCACAATGGTGGGCCTCATCATAG GTCCTTTTGGAGTAAACCATGGTGTGGAACTTCATAAGGATGTAGTGGAATATGCAAAAGAAAGACTTGAGGAGTTCATCAAAAACAGTGACAGCTTTGACAA GTTTGAGTTCTGTGAGCCCCATTTCGTAGTGGGGAACTGTTTAGAGATTTCATCAGACAGCCATCAGTATGATCGTATCTACTGTGGAGCAGGGGTTCAGAAAGACCATGAGAACTATATGAAGGTCATGCTTAAAGTTGGGGGCATACTCGTGATGCCAATTGAAGATCAG TTGACTCAGATAACTAGAACTGGTCAGAGCTCATGGGAGAGTAAGAACATCTTGGCAGTTTCTTTCGCACCTCTAGTACAGCAGAGCAGAACCGATGGCAGCAAGCCAGACGCTGTGGTGCTGC CTCCGTTGGCTGTGAGGAGCCTCCAGGACCTTGCACGCATCTACATTCGGCGCACGCTTCGCAACCTGACCAATGAGGAGGCACTGGCCAAGGGCCCAGTGCAGAGAGCACCACAGAAACGCAAACTCCGCCGCTGCCGCCGTCGCCATCGCATCAACACCTATGTGTTTGTGGGTAACCAACTGATTCCCCAGCCCATAGAGAGTGAGGAAGATGAGCGCATCGAGGAGGAAAGCAAAGAGGAAGAGCAGGAAAAAGACACTGTGGAGCCCATTAAGCTGGAGGAGCCTCAGGTTAACTTTCTGAGAGACAAGATTCTGAACCTGCCACTGCCGGAGTCACTGAAGGCGTACCTGTTGTATTATAGAGAGAAATAG